The Raphanus sativus cultivar WK10039 chromosome 2, ASM80110v3, whole genome shotgun sequence DNA segment CAAGAAAACGTTTCTGATTGGCTAATACAAAAGCGCGAGGATCGCTACCTAATTTATCCTCCACCGTCGATAACACAAAATCCAACGGACACAAATCTCCCCCTTCTTTTATCCCTCCCACCTATAAAACCACTCAAGAGAACCGTGAACAAAAACATCACAAATCTCATAACCTCTTCCCTGCATTAGAATCATATCACTCGTCTAAATCGATCTTCGTTCGCAATGGAAACCACCGGAAAAGTGAAGAAGGCATTCGGAGGAAGGAAAGCCAGCGGACCAAAAACCAAATCGGTTTCGAAATCGATCAAAGCCGGCCTCCAATTCCCGGTCGGAAGAATCACTCGTTTCCTGAAGAAGGGACGGTACGCACAGAGACTCGGCGGTGGAGCTCCGGTTTACATGGCCGCCGTGCTCGAGTACCTCGCAGCCGAAGTAAGTGTTCTtctcttcattcattcattcagatctgatttgttttattaacaaaaaatcatttttctgatttttcgattttgattttggaaatttaGGTTTTGGAGCTTGCTGGTAACGCTGCGAGAGACAACAAGAAGTCGAGGATTATTCCGAGGCATCTTCTTTTGGCGATTAGGAACGATGAGGAGTTGGGGAAGCTTCTGAGTGGAGTCACGATCGCTCACGGTGGTGTGTTGCCTAACATCAACTCTGTTTTGCTGCCTAAGAAGTCTTCTGCTAAGTCGACCGAGGAACCTGCGTCCAAGTCACCGGCTAAGTCTCCTAAGAAGGCTTAAGCCACACGATGTTGCTTTTTATTTGTGTTCTTTGTGTTGAAGATTGGTGAATGCATATGTAGAAAATCTCTAGctcttttttaagttttaattatgtaattttgGGTTTGATTTCTCTTCAGATCCAACTTTCTAAGTTTGatgatttataaaatcttaaagTTTGCTTATCTTCTCGTGTACTCCGCACGTATCCACAGCAGTCATTTATCACACATTATAAATTGTTCACTCTCACAAGAAATATCAAATGTTCCAATATCAGTCCAATCTCCATAGTTTCTATTATCCTGATTAAGAAAattatcggttcggtttataGATAATTTGTATTGCAAGCACCACTGCAAGGCTTAGCTATGATACTAATGAACCTGTTTTGAAGAAATGAGTTTGAATTGTATGGTCCAGTTTTACTAGGAATGAACGCTACGAGATCTGTTACTCTCTTCTGCAGAATTACTTTATGGTTTTGTGCTATTTGATTCAGAATTAGCTGCTGCGTATGCCTTAGCTCCCATAAGCAAATCAGGATTGTACACAACCAATTAAAAGAAAAGACATTCAAACAAAACGTTTTACTACTTGCATAATCACATACACAAGTGCTGACTTTGATTTTGTCTAGTTACTCGAAAGCAGATACATCAGAGTTAAATATGCTTCAAACTAAACGAGGTTTACATGAGAAATGATTGTAGATTTTAAAACTGAAACGAACCGTAACTCAAGAAACTACTTCCACTCTTTCTAAATGCAACAGTGTAAAATGATTTTGGTGGAAGAGTCTTAACTCGTTTTGTAATGAGCCTGTGTGTTCTCTTCAAACTTTGGTTACTGTGTTCACATCTGTTGTTGGTGCTTCTTCTTTCGCAGCCTCCACGAATATCAATCTGCCATCAACAATCTGAAAACAAATAACCAAGTGCAAATCTCAGTCCCAATTCTTTATAAGATATAGGCACATTTGGAAACATTCCCTGAGTTGACTTTTCTGATTCAAGACCAGTTAAAACACAAGAGTCAAGAATTAGATCGTCACGTTACCTTGCCATCCAAAGCCTTCATCGCCTTTTGCGCATCAACCTCGGACTCAAAAGTGACAAAGCCGAATCCTTTAGGTCTCTGTGTTTGCGAATCCTTAATAAGACGAGCTatcataaacacacacacacacacacacacaaagacaACAGAATCAGCTTAGACACACAATCAGGAGAATGAGAGACATTAGAAGTCAATACCTTCTCTAATCTGACCAAAGGGTGAAAACAGCTGCCTTAGCGATTGATCTGTGGTGTAACCAGAGAGTCCTTtcaaaatgacaaaaaaaaaattgagaagcAGAAAATAAAATGCAGAGAATCTGAGATGAGAAAAAAGAATTTATCATACTGCTGACAAAGAGCTGTGTTGTGAACCTCTTAGCCATCGTGATTACACAGGAAGAAATTCCTGATGCGAGCATAAGCTACAAGGAAAACGGCTAAAAAGATGATTAGCCTGTAGGGTTCTGTTTCTCTCAGCAGCCTTCCATTTACCGGCGGCAGCGTTTGTTTGTTCTCATGAGTGATGATCCGGTTAACATTTGATtttggttcagttcggtttttGTTATGTGCTATAGCTCAATCTCTACCGTTCAATTCCTACACAATTGGGAAAGATAAAAAAAGGAGGTTTTACAAAAGGCctaataactttttttgttcACTGTAAGGCCCAATAAGGTTTAACTGCTACATCGTTGGCCCATTAAAATAAACCTAGATCTCTTAACCCTTAAAATGAGGCTCAAAGGCGCCGGCAAAAAACCCTGATTCACTTAGTTCTCTCAGTGTCTTCGTCGTTAGCTAGCTGGAGAATTTTGAGCGGCTGCTACTTCGATTTCGAGGTTAGAAAACTCTCCAGAACATCGCACTCTACCTTATCCGATCTGCTTTTGTGTTAATATCTCTCTAGATTCTTAGGTTGGAAATTTGAGCTTGAGCGTACTGATGTATTGGAACAAGATACGTTATAGATCTATCGAATCTTTGTTTAACGTCCATTGTGATCTCTAATACTGTATTCAAATTCGTATGAAGATGCTACCGTAGATGTGTACCGAAGCAGAAATGAATTGTGTTCTATAGTGATTTTGTGTTTTTGAAAGTTTGATTAAGCTCTGATCTGATTTGTTGTTTGGTTTCAGTCCTTTTGAGCTATTGAAGAATGGTGAGGATCAGCGTGCTGAACGATGCTCTTAAGAGTATGTTCAACGCGGAGAAGAGAGGGAAGAGGCAGGTTATGATCAGGCCTTCTTCCAAGGTCATCATCAAGTTTCTCATCGTCATGCAGAAACACGGTATAGTGTCTTAAGCTTATAATATTCcttttttcgtttttgtttgtttcttctgtTCGTGCTCACCTGTTTGTTTCATGAAAATGCAGGTTACATTGGTGAATTCGAGTACGTTGATGACCACAGGTCTGGTAAGATTGTGGTGGAGCTTAATGGAAGACTGAACAAATGTGGTGTCATCAGTCCTCGTTTCGACGTTGGTGTTAAGGAGATTGAAAGCTGGACCGCTCGTCTTCTTCCTTCCAGACAGGTCTGTCTTTATTCTTATTATGCCTTATGGTCCTTgtcatgttatttgcttctgagTTCTGACTATTGGTTTTGTTGAACTATGCAGTTTGGTTACATTGTTCTTACCACCTCCGCTGGTATCATGGACCACGAAGAAGCAAGGAGGAAGAATGTTGGTGGCAAGGTTCTTGGATTCTTTTACTGAATAGCCATATCTTTGTCCTGGTTATACtttgcttcttctccttttgGTGAGATGAGGAATTCGATTGAGCCCAGAGTCAAGAGAGGGTAGTAAGAGTTTTTGATGCGTTCGTTTTCTTAGATAATCGTTTTGTTTGTTTCGCGCAAATGTAGACAGTAATGTGCTTATTTTGAGTCATTTTATCTTTCCTTTGCTAGACACTTGTACCCTCTTGTTTCGATGGTTAAAGCATCATAATCAATTTTCTAAATCAATGAACCTTTGATACTCTAGATTGTATTATTACCACCCTATTAATCTACAAACTATCCAACATTTCATGCATATAAACAAAGCTTTACCTTTGATAGTTTAACTAGATTTTCACCCGCCCTTTGAAatggcgggtatatttttgttttaattatttttttatgttttcgcttttttgtaatcatatttatgttaattgaagtataaaatcattttgtatattataatttttaaatttttaaacattttgcgcttaatttgtatttaatctattttaaaattttgtacataaacattttaaaaattttacccGTTTTGCACTTAATTTGTATATAGATACTCATCccattttagtttgttttaatggtttaaatttggaaactttttaatttgtttttaactcTCTTGTATTGGTTCAATTTTCTTTAATAGAAGTATGTTAATATGTTATGTCTgcttattttcataaaaattacTGCAATAACCTATAAAACctataatcataaaaaataaatgtaaaattttcagtttgtattaaaaattactctttataaaccaaaaattaatatactaactgtttaaattaatatttttgtttaattttgtaaatCTATCCTATTTAAACAGGATCATATGATCTATTGATTTAGTTTTAGAAAATCAGTTACATTTTCattcacaaaaaattaaattttatataaacataaaatcaaTGAAGTTGGCTGacctatttatattttataatctacttaatataaacataattttataataatcaaaatagaataattcgTTTATTTGGTGTGTCACATGTTcattttaatgtatttataataaactaaaactaaaaccaaGTTTTGAACTTGTTATGTATTagtcaaatagttttttttataaattattaatataacaaATTAATGTGTTTGTTATACCAGTcttaaaaatatactaattcATTTCCTGAAATATTGGTACGGTTTTCagatttaagatatttttattataacatatataataattcatatttaatattttgctGTCTCAAAATATTAAGATATTCTTGAAAAACCTAGTTCTTACAGAAGTCTATAAATTATGTTCATGGAAGGTTTAATAGATTTATACATGTAATTGTACTACGTCCGCTGTTAAACAGTTAATGTGTTTACTATagattttaatatgaaatttactGTAACCGTTATTTACCCAATGCATTTGCatttgttataaataa contains these protein-coding regions:
- the LOC108832647 gene encoding uncharacterized protein LOC108832647 isoform X2 codes for the protein MAKRFTTQLFVSRLSGYTTDQSLRQLFSPFGQIREARLIKDSQTQRPKGFGFVTFESEVDAQKAMKALDGKIVDGRLIFVEAAKEEAPTTDVNTVTKV
- the LOC108832643 gene encoding 40S ribosomal protein S15a-like encodes the protein MVRISVLNDALKSMFNAEKRGKRQVMIRPSSKVIIKFLIVMQKHGYIGEFEYVDDHRSGKIVVELNGRLNKCGVISPRFDVGVKEIESWTARLLPSRQFGYIVLTTSAGIMDHEEARRKNVGGKVLGFFY
- the LOC108832647 gene encoding uncharacterized protein LOC108832647 isoform X1, whose product is MLASGISSCVITMAKRFTTQLFVSRLSGYTTDQSLRQLFSPFGQIREARLIKDSQTQRPKGFGFVTFESEVDAQKAMKALDGKIVDGRLIFVEAAKEEAPTTDVNTVTKV
- the LOC108832644 gene encoding probable histone H2A.7, producing the protein METTGKVKKAFGGRKASGPKTKSVSKSIKAGLQFPVGRITRFLKKGRYAQRLGGGAPVYMAAVLEYLAAEVLELAGNAARDNKKSRIIPRHLLLAIRNDEELGKLLSGVTIAHGGVLPNINSVLLPKKSSAKSTEEPASKSPAKSPKKA